aaacagcATGTGATACCTCTCTGTATTCACTGGAGGCTGAAGGACTTTAGATGCCTCTCCTGCTTTCCTTCCTGCACCGGATGTGGCAATGTTTTCTCCCTCTGACTTCAGTTTGTCCACAAAGTTCTCCACCTCTTTCCCTTTAACACCCAGCTTAAGTGCTTTACTTGGTCCACTGGGCCTACAGGATACATAAAAGTGATTATCTtatgtttatactgtacatatgtgtTCAGATGGTTTGATACGATCTACAGTTAAAGCTCAAACCTGACTGAAGTAGGAGCCACTTTAGACTTCTCTGGTTGTATTGTATCTGTGATGATCGAAGAAGATGTCACACTGCCCATTCCGGAGTTTCCAAAACCTCCAAAGCCTGGTGCTTTCTTTCCTGAACGTTCAGCATCTTGTCTTGCTCTCTGTAACTCTTTGGCCTTCCGTTTCATCTCAGCATTTGCCTCTCTTTCTTGGGTCTGAAAAAGTGAAATATTAAGAGAAAAATGGCGCTTGCCtgattcaaagtttaaaaatgtaaatgttccccTCATTCACTCACTCCTCTCACTTATTTACTACTTACAGAATTTTAAAGAACTGTCACACAGGTAAGTtaaatacaatgacagttcatattGACCCCatctttaaagctcaaaaagacAAACTACAAAAAAGCAGTATAAAAGCACTATAgcatcagtgaataatgacttaaatttaagTCAGTTCTTCacccaaagctatcatatggcttcagaagacatggaatattgtGCAGGagtaatatggactacttttCTAGTTTATTGTATTTTCCGTAATAttaaccaaattttttttttcatcgtcTGAGATGTCCCGCAACtactcacatgcccacaaaattacatttcatcAAACTCGTAGTAAAAAAATATCAGTCAGTGAACCAGGTAATTAGTGCAGTGCAAAGAGGATTGCAAATATCCGAAACTTAACAATTACTTAAAGCAGATGCTCTCGATGAAAACAAGCTCAAAAACACCATAATATGATGTGAAGAACCTGAGGCAAATCTTAACATAGTGATTGTTGACATGGTACTGAGCAGCTGAAGGGAAGTCGGGCTCCTGCTCCTGGGTCATAATGCCTGCTGTATGCAACCTCTGTCAGTGTGACTTGCAAAGAGATAcgatttatgtgtttttttcctCTCTACAGTTTTGACAAGGAGCAATTTACATTCTGATGTGACTTTATTTCCGGAAAATACGGTAATCCTTTTTGGGGATTGACAGACATGGTTACTTTGAaaagaaatgagggtgagtaactaattaaataatttaattttttgggggggtgaatGATTCCTTTAAAGCATAGAGCAACATTGCATCAGATGTTTCATCAAACTAAAGGGAACAGCTCACCTCTCTGACTGCCCTGAAGACTTTTTCTTCATGCGAGTCCATCTCAGTAAAAGTGCGAATCTGCGCCAGGTTAACATTCTCCCTGTAGCCCAGAGCTACAATCTCATCAAATGCAAATATGAGATCAAAACAGTGCTCAGAGATCTCCCCCTCCTCCAGCACGCGGCAATACTCGGGGATCTGAATATTCAGGGACAGACGGAGACCCATCATTTATTCAGAAAACATCTGCATAACGTATGATAACGCATGATATATACTTTTCTATGCAGAAAAATGAAGCTTTACCACTCTGGAGAAAAGCCTTAATGTCTCCAAGTCCTCCAGAATGTTGCTGTTTTTTGTAGTAATGAGAACCATATAGAGTTTTTCCAGGGGCTGGTAGACATAGCGTACACTTTCTGTTTCCACAAAAGTGTGTTGCTTCCCTGTGTTCATCAGTTTGGGAAAAGCAGCCAGCAGGCCCTCAACGCGGGTTCGCGTCATCTCTACGAACTGTCGTGACACTATGGCTTTTCCCGCCTTAGTGCACACCGCTGCTGCCAAGAGCACCTGCAAAAATAAGATCGATATAAAAAAATGATTAATATAAAAAACTACACAAACAACATACAATTACAATATGTTATCTTTATGAGTTTGCTTCAGCATTGCTGTATAGTTGTCAACAACCCAAAAACAACACAGCAACAaaacctgtatatatatttatacacacatatagattgcacattttatttcataCTCCGT
The sequence above is a segment of the Xyrauchen texanus isolate HMW12.3.18 chromosome 38, RBS_HiC_50CHRs, whole genome shotgun sequence genome. Coding sequences within it:
- the LOC127631796 gene encoding coatomer subunit delta-like, whose protein sequence is MVLLAAAVCTKAGKAIVSRQFVEMTRTRVEGLLAAFPKLMNTGKQHTFVETESVRYVYQPLEKLYMVLITTKNSNILEDLETLRLFSRVIPEYCRVLEEGEISEHCFDLIFAFDEIVALGYRENVNLAQIRTFTEMDSHEEKVFRAVRETQEREANAEMKRKAKELQRARQDAERSGKKAPGFGGFGNSGMGSVTSSSIITDTIQPEKSKVAPTSVRPSGPSKALKLGVKGKEVENFVDKLKSEGENIATSGAGRKAGEASKVLQPPVNTESVHLRIEEKISLNCGRDGGLQNMEVLGIITLTVTDEKYGRISILVNNNDKKGAQLQTHPHVDKKLFITESLIGLKNQEKSFPLNNDLGVLKWRLQSTDESLIPLTINCWPSESESGCDVNIEYELQDEGLELNDVVITIPVPSGVGAPVIGDLDGQYNHDNRKNILEWSLPVIDVKNRSGSMEFSIPGKPNDFFPINVSFVSKRNFCDIQVGKVTHVEGGSPVKFSTETSFVVDKYEIL